A stretch of Acidobacteriota bacterium DNA encodes these proteins:
- a CDS encoding TolC family protein, with protein sequence MSARWIAAMAGAVVLSAAAPAAQAPHVTPSALRYVDPVDGLSLEQAIADARAREPGLQAARTVVDVARGQRAQARLRPNPSVSFEQRTEPAGRDRQTTGSVEWPLDLFRRAGRARVADEQVRGAALEVANRERLFAADVRARYGEVLAAVRELGILDDLVATTARQLELLRARVEEGASPPLDRDLVELELRRLESDRAIQVGRADLAMIELKRMLGLLPDAAVKLREQLEDAVGGGPAVAAGVDDARAGVDRADVQEARARVGLADARIDVLRREARIDARLFASYMRMDAGFPQRGFTADDRLEPIRGVFHYVAFGAAVTVPILDRNQGAVAAARAARNGAAADYEAARLTAAAEIAAARAQAAQADAAVALFRDRASALARQTLSVVTQSYALGRMTVFDVLAEQRRFLDVERAYTAALRAAFEARTALMRAVGGAR encoded by the coding sequence ATGAGCGCGCGCTGGATCGCCGCGATGGCCGGCGCCGTCGTGCTCTCTGCGGCCGCGCCGGCGGCGCAGGCGCCGCACGTGACGCCGTCGGCACTGCGGTATGTCGATCCGGTCGACGGCCTGTCGCTCGAACAGGCGATTGCCGACGCTCGCGCGCGCGAGCCGGGGCTGCAGGCCGCGCGGACGGTCGTCGACGTGGCCCGCGGGCAGCGCGCTCAGGCGCGATTGCGGCCGAACCCGTCGGTGTCGTTCGAGCAGCGGACCGAGCCCGCCGGCCGCGATCGGCAGACGACCGGGAGCGTGGAGTGGCCGCTCGATCTGTTCCGGCGTGCCGGCCGGGCGCGCGTTGCCGACGAGCAAGTCCGCGGCGCGGCGCTGGAGGTGGCGAACCGCGAGCGGCTGTTCGCGGCCGACGTCCGCGCGCGGTACGGCGAGGTGCTCGCCGCGGTCCGCGAGCTGGGCATTCTCGACGATCTCGTCGCCACGACCGCGCGGCAGCTCGAGCTGCTGCGCGCGCGCGTGGAGGAAGGCGCGTCGCCACCGCTCGACCGCGACCTCGTCGAACTGGAGCTCAGACGTCTCGAGTCCGACCGGGCGATCCAGGTCGGCCGCGCGGATCTCGCGATGATCGAGCTCAAGCGGATGCTCGGTCTCCTACCGGACGCCGCGGTGAAGCTGCGCGAGCAGTTGGAGGACGCCGTCGGCGGCGGGCCCGCCGTCGCCGCAGGCGTCGACGACGCGCGGGCCGGCGTTGACCGTGCCGATGTTCAGGAGGCACGGGCACGCGTCGGCCTCGCCGATGCGCGCATCGACGTGCTGCGGCGCGAAGCGCGCATCGACGCCCGCCTGTTCGCCAGCTACATGCGGATGGACGCCGGGTTCCCTCAGCGGGGATTCACGGCCGACGATCGGCTGGAGCCGATTCGGGGCGTCTTCCACTACGTCGCGTTCGGTGCGGCCGTCACCGTGCCGATCCTCGATCGGAATCAGGGTGCGGTCGCGGCCGCTCGCGCCGCGAGGAACGGGGCCGCGGCCGACTACGAGGCCGCACGCCTGACGGCTGCCGCCGAGATCGCCGCGGCGCGCGCCCAGGCGGCGCAGGCCGATGCCGCCGTCGCGCTCTTCCGCGATCGCGCCAGCGCGCTGGCCCGGCAGACGCTGTCGGTCGTCACGCAGAGCTATGCGCTCGGCCGGATGACGGTGTTCGACGTTCTGGCGGAGCAGCGACGGTTCCTCGACGTCGAGCGCGCCTACACCGCGGCGTTGCGCGCGGCGTTCGAGGCGCGAACGGCGCTGATGCGCGCCGTGGGAGGGGCGCGATGA